From Desulfosalsimonas propionicica, the proteins below share one genomic window:
- a CDS encoding YfcE family phosphodiesterase, whose translation MKFAVLSDTHDNIENVGKAIDIIGKQQAEAIIHCGDIIAPFMLKQFQQVQIPLHCVFGNNDGDKYLLTKTAAASNGLITLYGLLGEIDFQGFFVGFTHEPQMAEGLAATGKYDLVCFGHTHMPRQEQMGKTILLNPGDVMGKEGNPGFCMVDTHRHSITRLTIS comes from the coding sequence ATGAAATTTGCGGTACTCAGCGACACCCACGACAATATCGAAAACGTCGGCAAGGCCATAGACATTATCGGCAAGCAGCAGGCTGAGGCCATCATTCACTGCGGAGACATTATTGCCCCGTTTATGCTAAAGCAATTTCAGCAGGTGCAGATACCCCTTCATTGCGTATTTGGCAACAATGACGGGGACAAATATCTGCTCACAAAAACCGCGGCAGCCTCAAACGGCCTGATCACGCTTTACGGACTACTCGGGGAAATCGATTTTCAGGGTTTTTTTGTCGGCTTCACCCATGAGCCCCAAATGGCTGAGGGTTTGGCCGCCACAGGCAAATACGATCTGGTGTGTTTTGGTCACACCCACATGCCCCGGCAGGAACAGATGGGAAAAACCATTCTGCTCAACCCGGGTGATGTGATGGGAAAAGAGGGCAATCCCGGTTTCTGCATGGTGGATACGCACCGGCATTCCATAACCCGACTGACCATCTCCTGA
- a CDS encoding DMT family transporter has protein sequence MKPYSPRNNPENKSRETSADGPYDRRQASRALQLTGSLSVLASAFFFYLATAVIRWAQQEVVIAASYFVFARFLLGFFVICALLAVRRKGPRPVRLHLLVGRTVFNCLAVYCFYQAVSVTSLAEGNILNMTYPVFLALFSWILLKHQRDHVAAAMVVVAFAGIWLILSPGKLDLRLESLWGLASGISASFAIIYLNISRLHHDSDTILFYMFGLGSVIIYAMFFREISVPDAKQLYYLTLCSVLGVGGQYLLTLGFKYVTAVEGGILSSTRILLAAVLGPVVAADPALSPAGWLGALLIFTANVVLTLRKFRQPAIPEKQPGEH, from the coding sequence ATGAAACCGTATTCTCCCAGAAATAATCCAGAAAACAAGTCCCGCGAGACTTCTGCTGATGGGCCCTATGACCGGCGTCAGGCCTCCCGGGCCCTGCAGTTGACGGGCAGTTTGAGCGTTCTGGCCTCGGCTTTTTTCTTTTACCTGGCCACGGCCGTGATTCGTTGGGCGCAGCAGGAGGTGGTGATCGCGGCCTCGTATTTCGTGTTTGCCCGGTTTCTGCTGGGTTTTTTTGTGATCTGTGCCCTGCTGGCGGTCCGGCGAAAGGGCCCCCGGCCTGTCCGGCTGCATTTGCTGGTGGGGCGCACGGTGTTTAACTGCCTGGCGGTGTACTGCTTCTACCAGGCGGTTTCCGTGACCTCCCTGGCGGAAGGCAATATTTTAAATATGACCTATCCGGTTTTTCTGGCCCTGTTTTCCTGGATACTGCTCAAACACCAGCGGGATCACGTGGCAGCGGCCATGGTAGTGGTGGCCTTTGCCGGCATCTGGCTGATTCTGTCGCCGGGAAAGCTGGATTTGCGGTTGGAAAGCCTATGGGGATTGGCTTCGGGCATCAGCGCGTCTTTTGCCATTATTTATCTCAACATCAGCCGGCTGCACCATGATTCAGACACGATTTTGTTTTATATGTTCGGCCTGGGATCGGTGATCATCTATGCCATGTTTTTCCGGGAGATTTCCGTGCCCGACGCCAAACAGTTGTATTACCTGACCCTCTGCTCGGTGCTCGGCGTGGGGGGCCAGTACCTGCTGACCCTGGGGTTTAAATATGTCACGGCCGTGGAAGGCGGGATTTTGTCCTCCACCCGGATTCTGCTGGCTGCGGTGCTCGGCCCGGTGGTGGCCGCGGATCCGGCCCTGTCGCCGGCGGGCTGGCTGGGTGCCTTGCTGATTTTCACCGCCAACGTGGTGCTGACCCTGCGCAAATTCAGACAGCCGGCTATCCCGGAAAAACAGCCGGGAGAACATTGA
- a CDS encoding Lpp/OprI family alanine-zipper lipoprotein: protein MTKSNRKKTVWTLMAAFIAVAALMVSGCATTAQFNELQEQVNANTAKIDQAVGDAEEAKAAAGQSSADAEKYANEAKMAADEAEQAAQKCEAIFNQKMQK from the coding sequence ATGACAAAAAGCAACCGGAAAAAGACTGTCTGGACCCTGATGGCCGCATTTATCGCAGTGGCCGCCCTCATGGTGTCGGGCTGTGCCACCACGGCCCAGTTCAATGAACTCCAGGAGCAGGTCAACGCCAACACGGCAAAGATTGATCAGGCGGTGGGAGACGCCGAGGAAGCCAAGGCAGCAGCCGGCCAGTCCTCCGCGGATGCCGAGAAGTATGCCAACGAAGCCAAGATGGCTGCTGACGAGGCCGAGCAGGCAGCCCAGAAGTGTGAAGCCATTTTCAACCAGAAAATGCAGAAGTAG
- the uvrA gene encoding excinuclease ABC subunit UvrA has protein sequence MAQDQIRVVNARQNNLKNINVTVPVGAVTVVTGVAGAGKSSLAFDVLYAEGYRRYVETFSPYARQFLERLDRPEADRIEGVLPAISIARTSPVQTSRSTVGTMTSIDDYLRSLFARAAHLYCRGCGRPVHRESPEHIFDALLARGRDTTALICFSRPVGDAGPEDVRETLEQAGFSRVLEQGRALRIEEAGLDYGAAGPVTVVLDRVKLRPAARARIIDSIEAALQFGHGRIQLQMADSGETLHFSNSLHCPVCDIDYAEPTAALFSFNNPVGACETCNGFGRIIDIDPDLVIPDPGQSIANGAIRPFQTQSYSACQNDLMAWMRKNRLPADTPWQDLDSDLRERIWTGDGSWYGIDDFFDWLKSRRYKKHARIFLSRFRRYLTCPDCRGARLKPGSLLFQIKDKNFAQIEQMAIQDAQQFFRDADLDGNDRATEMLLSEIRDRLEFLCDVGLGYLSLGRQSRTLSGGETQRVTLATALGASLTSTLYVLDEPSVGLHPGDKQRLAGVLSKLAAAGNAVVVVEHDAAFIRGADRIIDLGPGPGIQGGHVVHQGTPAGLLKRKNSKTAAYFRGDLQIPRPEHRRPPGAKKLHITGAREHNLKNIDLEIPLGLLVCVTGVSGSGKSTLVDHVVYRNLRRQKGLEIMEPGACNGIAGHHHVSDAVLVDQSPLSRNTRMNAATYMGVLDPIRTAFAGTRAAKQMGLTKSAFSFNTPAGACPHCQGAGYERVELQFLPDVYVRCPGCDGRRFRPYVLDVHFRGYHIADVLSLPARDVAELFSDRPAVVDALVPMIDIGLGYLSLSQSAPTLSGGEAQRLKLARHLARARHAENLLFLLDEPTTGLHPDNVADLAGCLQQLANQGHSVMVIEHDMDLARSADWIIDMGPAGGDDGGRITGQGTPEHIAGLDTLTARAMQNIAPDVSEIPESAGRRGKAVFGKSISIRGAREHNLADISVEIPKNRLVCVTGVSGSGKSTLAFDVLYSEGRERFLDCLPVYARQYMQPLSRPDVDRVESLPPTVALEQKISRAGAMSTAGTASEVYHYLRLLFSALGSPFCPGCGVAGQTADAAEITRQILRRFDGAKIRILAPLVRKRKGYHADVIARALADGFAFVRIDGKFYESAAPPKLDRYGIHDVEAMTAEVMVDRKRPEQIRTGVKTGLEAGAGAVIVTAADQKSRGRDHFFSTRRACPECGAGLPQADPRLFTWSQQFGACQVCQGTGRVKTGDSEPDTDVPVCPACSGTRLRPEALAVKINNSNIGEVAAMTISGVRKWLHGLDAVSAEVSQRVLPEINARLQLLENLGVGYLTLDRPSNTLSTGEAQRVRIAAEISSNLRGVCYVLDEPTVGLHPKNAQALVSALCELRDRGNTVVVVEHEEPVIRAADHVIDLGPGAGVDGGRVVAAGTPKSLEKNRASVTGQWLGASAAEDLWRRRSLENCPCLTVSGASCHNLSNVSVDFPLGRLVCVTGVSGSGKSTLVRDVTFRAVRAALAGRPLPKTAAGLSGMEWIKSAKEVDESPIGRTPRSVPATYVGIMDEIRRIFAMTPEARARGYTAGRFSFNVSGGRCEACGGQGRHRVEMPLLPVVHIPCDVCGGRRYNPETLAVRFKDRSIAGVLDMTVDEALDFFSAFPKLLGSLQFLSDIGLGYVKLGQPSPTLSGGEAQRMKLAAELTTRSAGGGFYVLDEPTTGLHMADVAKLVSALQQMADRGDTVVVIEHDMDLIAAADCVIDMGPGGGEMGGKVVARGTPEMVASSAESLTAAYLREKLAAAQR, from the coding sequence ATGGCTCAGGATCAGATCCGTGTGGTCAATGCACGGCAAAATAACCTCAAAAATATCAATGTCACCGTGCCCGTGGGCGCGGTGACCGTTGTCACGGGCGTGGCCGGGGCAGGGAAATCCTCTTTGGCCTTTGACGTGCTTTATGCAGAGGGCTACCGAAGGTACGTGGAAACCTTTTCCCCCTATGCCCGTCAGTTTCTGGAGCGGCTGGACCGGCCCGAGGCAGATCGCATCGAGGGGGTGCTGCCGGCCATATCCATTGCCCGCACCTCACCGGTGCAGACGTCGCGTTCCACCGTGGGGACCATGACCTCGATTGACGATTACCTGCGCTCTTTGTTTGCCCGGGCCGCCCACCTATACTGCCGGGGCTGCGGCCGGCCGGTGCACCGGGAAAGCCCGGAGCACATTTTTGACGCCCTGCTGGCCCGGGGCCGGGACACAACCGCATTGATTTGTTTTTCCCGGCCCGTTGGGGATGCAGGCCCGGAGGATGTGCGCGAGACCTTGGAGCAGGCGGGTTTTTCCCGGGTGCTGGAGCAGGGCCGGGCCCTGCGCATTGAAGAGGCCGGCCTGGATTACGGGGCCGCAGGGCCGGTGACCGTGGTGCTCGACCGGGTGAAACTTCGCCCTGCAGCCAGGGCCCGGATCATTGATTCCATTGAGGCGGCTTTGCAGTTCGGACATGGACGGATTCAGTTGCAAATGGCAGACAGCGGAGAGACCCTGCATTTCAGCAACAGCCTTCACTGCCCGGTCTGCGATATCGACTATGCCGAACCCACAGCCGCCCTGTTTTCCTTTAACAATCCCGTGGGCGCCTGCGAGACCTGCAACGGGTTTGGCCGGATCATCGACATTGACCCGGACCTGGTGATTCCCGATCCCGGGCAAAGCATCGCCAACGGAGCGATCCGACCCTTCCAGACCCAGTCCTATTCCGCCTGCCAGAATGATCTCATGGCCTGGATGCGCAAAAATCGGCTGCCCGCAGACACTCCCTGGCAGGACCTGGATTCGGATCTGCGGGAGCGGATCTGGACGGGAGACGGGTCATGGTATGGGATTGATGATTTTTTCGACTGGCTCAAAAGCCGCAGGTACAAAAAACACGCACGGATTTTTCTGTCCCGGTTCCGTCGTTATCTCACCTGCCCGGATTGTCGGGGCGCCCGGTTAAAGCCCGGCTCCCTGCTGTTTCAGATAAAGGACAAAAATTTCGCCCAAATCGAGCAGATGGCCATCCAGGATGCCCAACAATTTTTTCGTGATGCGGATCTGGACGGTAATGATCGGGCAACGGAAATGCTGCTTTCCGAAATCCGGGATCGCCTGGAGTTTCTCTGCGACGTGGGCCTGGGTTATCTGTCCCTTGGCCGGCAGTCCAGAACCCTGTCCGGAGGCGAGACCCAGCGGGTGACACTGGCTACGGCTCTGGGAGCGTCTTTGACCAGCACCCTGTATGTGCTGGATGAGCCTTCGGTGGGGCTTCATCCTGGTGACAAGCAGCGCCTGGCCGGAGTGCTGTCAAAGCTGGCCGCTGCCGGAAACGCCGTTGTGGTGGTGGAGCATGATGCGGCGTTTATCAGGGGCGCGGACCGGATCATTGATCTGGGCCCCGGCCCGGGCATCCAGGGCGGCCATGTGGTGCACCAGGGAACCCCGGCCGGGTTGCTCAAACGCAAAAATTCGAAAACAGCCGCATATTTCCGGGGTGACCTGCAGATTCCCCGGCCGGAACACCGGCGGCCACCCGGGGCAAAAAAGCTGCACATCACCGGGGCTCGGGAGCACAACCTCAAAAACATTGATCTTGAAATTCCCCTGGGACTTCTGGTGTGTGTCACGGGGGTGAGTGGGTCGGGCAAGTCCACGCTGGTGGATCACGTGGTGTACCGCAATCTCCGGCGGCAAAAGGGACTGGAAATCATGGAGCCGGGCGCGTGCAACGGGATTGCCGGCCATCACCATGTTTCCGATGCCGTGCTGGTGGACCAGTCCCCGCTTTCCAGAAACACACGGATGAATGCGGCCACCTACATGGGCGTGCTTGATCCCATCCGCACTGCATTTGCCGGCACCCGGGCGGCCAAACAGATGGGGCTGACAAAGTCGGCTTTTTCCTTTAACACCCCGGCCGGGGCATGCCCCCACTGCCAGGGCGCGGGATATGAGCGGGTGGAGCTGCAGTTTCTGCCGGACGTGTATGTGAGGTGTCCGGGATGCGATGGCCGGCGATTCCGGCCTTACGTGCTTGATGTGCATTTCCGGGGCTATCATATTGCTGATGTGCTGTCTCTGCCGGCCCGGGACGTGGCTGAGCTGTTTTCTGACCGGCCGGCCGTGGTGGATGCACTTGTGCCCATGATCGACATCGGTCTGGGATATTTGTCATTGTCCCAGTCCGCTCCTACCCTTTCCGGCGGCGAGGCCCAGCGCCTGAAACTGGCAAGGCATCTGGCCCGGGCCCGGCACGCGGAAAACCTCCTGTTTTTGCTCGATGAGCCCACAACCGGCCTTCACCCGGACAACGTGGCCGATCTGGCGGGCTGTCTGCAGCAGCTTGCAAACCAGGGCCATTCAGTGATGGTCATCGAGCATGACATGGACCTGGCCCGGTCTGCGGACTGGATCATTGACATGGGACCTGCGGGCGGAGATGATGGAGGTCGCATCACGGGCCAGGGCACGCCGGAGCATATCGCCGGCCTTGACACCCTCACGGCCCGGGCCATGCAAAACATTGCACCGGATGTCTCAGAAATTCCCGAATCCGCCGGCCGGCGAGGCAAAGCGGTTTTTGGCAAAAGCATTTCCATCCGCGGCGCCCGGGAGCATAATCTGGCCGATATTTCCGTGGAAATTCCCAAAAACCGGCTGGTGTGCGTCACCGGGGTGAGCGGTTCGGGCAAATCCACCCTTGCCTTTGATGTTTTGTATTCAGAGGGAAGGGAGCGGTTTCTGGACTGTTTGCCGGTTTACGCACGCCAGTACATGCAGCCCCTTTCCCGGCCGGACGTGGACCGGGTGGAATCGCTTCCGCCCACCGTGGCCCTGGAGCAGAAAATTTCCCGGGCCGGGGCCATGTCCACGGCCGGCACCGCCTCTGAGGTGTATCATTACCTGCGCCTGCTGTTTTCCGCCCTTGGGTCGCCATTTTGTCCCGGCTGCGGGGTGGCCGGCCAGACAGCGGATGCCGCGGAAATCACCCGCCAGATCCTGCGGCGGTTTGATGGTGCAAAAATCAGAATTCTGGCCCCCCTGGTACGCAAGCGCAAGGGCTATCATGCAGACGTGATTGCCCGGGCTTTAGCAGACGGTTTTGCATTTGTGCGAATTGACGGAAAATTTTATGAGTCCGCAGCCCCGCCCAAGCTGGACCGCTATGGTATCCATGACGTGGAGGCAATGACAGCCGAGGTGATGGTGGACCGGAAGCGGCCGGAACAGATCCGCACCGGGGTGAAAACCGGTTTGGAGGCCGGGGCCGGGGCAGTTATTGTCACCGCGGCAGATCAAAAATCCCGGGGCCGGGATCACTTCTTTTCAACCCGCCGGGCCTGTCCCGAGTGCGGGGCCGGACTGCCCCAGGCCGATCCCCGGCTGTTTACCTGGAGCCAGCAGTTCGGGGCCTGCCAGGTCTGCCAGGGCACGGGCCGGGTGAAAACCGGTGATTCCGAACCTGATACAGACGTGCCTGTTTGCCCGGCCTGCTCCGGCACCCGGCTGCGGCCCGAAGCCCTGGCCGTGAAAATCAACAACAGCAATATCGGCGAAGTTGCCGCCATGACCATATCCGGCGTCCGGAAATGGCTCCATGGGCTTGACGCGGTCTCAGCAGAGGTCAGCCAGCGGGTGCTGCCGGAGATCAACGCCCGACTGCAGCTGCTGGAGAATCTGGGCGTGGGTTACCTGACACTGGACCGGCCCTCCAACACCCTTTCCACGGGCGAGGCCCAGCGGGTGCGGATCGCAGCCGAGATTTCCTCCAATCTGCGCGGGGTCTGCTATGTGCTTGATGAACCCACTGTGGGGCTTCATCCCAAAAACGCGCAGGCCCTGGTTTCCGCCCTTTGCGAGCTCCGGGACCGGGGCAACACCGTGGTCGTGGTGGAGCACGAGGAGCCGGTGATCCGGGCGGCAGACCATGTCATTGACCTTGGCCCGGGTGCCGGTGTTGACGGCGGTCGGGTGGTGGCTGCGGGAACCCCCAAATCCCTGGAAAAAAACCGCGCCTCTGTCACCGGACAATGGCTCGGTGCCAGTGCTGCCGAAGATTTGTGGCGGCGCAGAAGTCTTGAAAACTGCCCCTGCCTGACCGTATCCGGGGCCAGCTGTCACAACCTGTCCAATGTATCCGTGGATTTTCCCCTGGGCCGGCTGGTGTGTGTCACCGGGGTGAGCGGATCGGGCAAGTCCACCCTGGTAAGGGATGTCACTTTCCGGGCCGTCAGGGCGGCCCTGGCCGGCCGGCCCCTGCCAAAGACCGCGGCCGGGCTTTCCGGGATGGAATGGATCAAAAGCGCCAAAGAAGTGGATGAATCGCCCATTGGCCGGACTCCCAGATCGGTTCCGGCCACCTACGTGGGGATCATGGATGAAATCCGGCGGATTTTTGCCATGACCCCGGAGGCCCGCGCCCGGGGTTATACTGCCGGCCGGTTTTCCTTTAACGTGTCCGGGGGGCGCTGCGAGGCCTGCGGCGGTCAGGGCCGGCACCGGGTGGAAATGCCGCTTTTGCCGGTTGTGCATATCCCGTGCGATGTTTGTGGAGGGCGGCGGTACAACCCCGAAACCCTGGCCGTGCGGTTCAAGGATCGCTCCATTGCCGGTGTGCTGGACATGACCGTTGATGAGGCCCTGGATTTTTTCAGCGCGTTTCCGAAGCTGTTGGGTTCGTTGCAGTTTTTATCCGATATCGGCCTGGGCTACGTGAAACTGGGCCAGCCCAGTCCCACTTTGTCCGGCGGCGAGGCCCAGCGTATGAAACTGGCGGCAGAACTCACCACAAGGTCGGCCGGCGGCGGATTTTACGTGCTCGACGAGCCCACCACCGGCCTGCACATGGCGGATGTGGCAAAGCTTGTGTCCGCACTTCAGCAGATGGCGGACCGGGGCGATACAGTGGTGGTGATCGAGCATGACATGGATTTGATTGCCGCGGCCGATTGTGTCATTGACATGGGCCCCGGCGGCGGGGAAATGGGGGGAAAAGTGGTGGCCCGGGGCACCCCTGAGATGGTGGCGTCCTCGGCGGAATCCTTGACCGCAGCCTATCTGCGGGAAAAATTGGCCGCCGCCCAAAGATGA
- a CDS encoding DEAD/DEAH box helicase, with protein sequence MTAEDLFAYLPAHRLEHHRNALALVPENNDPDPGTAVFLMDPKTGYHTLSCSCKAPTGNKRKSRCPHIKQLSEGLRKVPDSGSRSWLDTLFRKTPWYETAAALHQVCPVSSQSLKISPEKVSDTGEIRVWGPDAELLASFSPDPEDSEKAALEKQLLLERTNLWPQKDNPFHRGRVMDMLARLTLTETERLMALQEVISRRQALEQSFWFRLLYHFRNVSADAGPGLVTELEQETGRYIIACTDRSRALRIVVPRKGVMRVQKQIQGIFPGTGQVVRPESLESIVKVSADENNYLRLTLYLLLHLPDGATEAIERSRLKKYWYGDAVYIPDKNVLATWKATDKFGPVFGRQYTKRIKPERVPELIDKMGDIFSPPNIIDPSAKRLRLHRKWEHMEITAEAVDRDWCWLAVSYGFGESVTVRLADIYEARRAGKKYLPVDDGWVEIRDLDLGPVVKLPGSPVSAQLGDGRKTLQLSRMDLLRIQAASGGNLRVRPQGDAPSKSLSAILDMQPATPVTRPSGMATGLRGYQENGLQWLGFLAENRMGGLLCDEMGLGKTHQVMALMAWLAENRQNPVPCLVVCPTTVISHWERKIREHAPGLQASVYYGAGREMADLSVPGMVMITSYGILLRDAAVLQGIGFAAAAFDEAHLIKNPDTKSHAAAHAIRADLKIAVTGTPVENRLTDLKALLDLVLPGYLGTDQEFARRYENAGRHRRKELQRLIRPFTLRRTKDAVLHELPEKIEDIRYCRLTDTQVRLYRDAVAGRGKKLQQQLARGDADIPYIHIFALLSLLKQICNHPASVDRRSVPKSFKTDQEVMDSGKWELFVELLDACLANGQKVVVFSQFLPMIRMIASHLQSIGVESAGITGQTRDRGQQIDRFNNDPDCRVFVGSLRAGGSGIDLTGGSVVIHYDRWWNAAKEDQATDRVHRIGQNRGVQVFKLVTEGTLEEKISAIIDRKKNLMADVIAEDDPGLLKTFSRDELMDLISLPD encoded by the coding sequence ATGACCGCTGAAGATTTGTTTGCATATCTGCCCGCACACCGGCTGGAACACCACAGAAACGCCCTTGCCCTGGTGCCGGAAAATAATGATCCGGATCCGGGGACGGCGGTTTTTCTCATGGATCCCAAAACCGGATATCATACGTTAAGCTGCAGTTGCAAAGCCCCCACCGGCAATAAACGAAAATCAAGATGTCCGCATATCAAACAGTTGTCAGAAGGACTGCGAAAGGTCCCGGATTCGGGTTCCCGGTCCTGGCTGGATACCCTTTTCCGGAAAACCCCGTGGTATGAGACCGCAGCAGCCCTTCACCAGGTTTGCCCGGTGAGTTCCCAATCCCTGAAAATCAGTCCGGAAAAAGTTTCTGATACCGGTGAAATCCGGGTATGGGGTCCGGACGCAGAGCTTCTGGCTTCATTTTCACCCGATCCGGAAGACTCCGAAAAGGCGGCCCTGGAAAAGCAGCTGCTCCTGGAACGCACCAATCTTTGGCCCCAAAAGGACAATCCCTTTCACCGGGGCCGGGTCATGGATATGCTGGCCCGGTTGACCCTTACGGAAACCGAGCGGCTCATGGCGCTGCAGGAGGTGATCAGCCGCCGGCAGGCCCTTGAGCAGAGTTTCTGGTTTCGCCTGCTTTATCATTTTCGAAACGTGTCTGCGGATGCAGGGCCGGGTTTGGTCACTGAACTGGAACAGGAAACCGGCCGTTATATCATCGCCTGTACAGACCGAAGCCGGGCGCTTCGCATTGTTGTTCCCAGAAAAGGGGTGATGCGCGTGCAAAAGCAGATCCAGGGTATTTTTCCCGGCACCGGCCAGGTGGTACGGCCCGAATCCCTGGAATCCATTGTCAAGGTTTCGGCGGATGAGAACAATTATCTGCGCCTGACCCTCTATCTGCTGTTGCATTTGCCGGACGGCGCCACTGAGGCCATTGAACGCAGCCGCCTGAAAAAATACTGGTACGGGGATGCGGTTTATATCCCGGACAAAAATGTGCTGGCCACATGGAAGGCAACCGACAAGTTCGGCCCGGTCTTTGGCCGGCAGTACACAAAAAGGATCAAACCCGAACGGGTGCCGGAACTCATCGATAAAATGGGAGATATTTTTTCACCTCCCAATATCATTGATCCCAGCGCAAAACGGCTCAGGCTGCACCGGAAATGGGAACACATGGAGATTACGGCCGAGGCCGTGGACAGGGACTGGTGCTGGCTGGCTGTATCCTATGGGTTTGGGGAAAGTGTGACCGTCCGGCTGGCCGATATTTATGAAGCCCGCAGGGCTGGGAAGAAATATCTTCCCGTGGACGACGGATGGGTGGAAATCCGGGATCTGGACCTGGGGCCGGTTGTAAAGCTGCCGGGAAGCCCGGTTTCCGCTCAGCTTGGAGACGGCAGAAAAACCCTGCAATTGTCGCGGATGGATCTTTTGCGGATCCAGGCCGCATCCGGCGGAAATCTCCGGGTCCGGCCCCAGGGGGATGCACCTTCCAAAAGCCTTTCGGCAATCCTGGATATGCAGCCGGCAACCCCCGTCACCCGGCCGTCTGGAATGGCCACCGGTCTGCGCGGTTACCAGGAAAACGGACTTCAGTGGCTGGGGTTTCTGGCGGAAAACCGCATGGGCGGGCTTTTGTGCGATGAAATGGGCCTGGGCAAAACCCACCAGGTCATGGCGCTAATGGCATGGCTTGCGGAAAACCGGCAAAATCCGGTGCCCTGTCTGGTGGTGTGCCCCACCACGGTGATCTCTCATTGGGAGCGCAAAATCCGGGAGCATGCCCCGGGCCTGCAGGCCTCGGTGTACTATGGTGCCGGCCGGGAGATGGCCGACCTTTCGGTTCCGGGCATGGTGATGATTACTTCCTACGGTATATTGTTGCGGGATGCGGCGGTTTTGCAGGGCATCGGGTTTGCTGCGGCGGCATTTGACGAAGCCCATTTGATCAAAAACCCGGACACCAAATCCCATGCCGCAGCACACGCGATCCGGGCGGATCTGAAAATTGCGGTCACGGGCACGCCGGTGGAAAACCGGCTCACGGATTTAAAGGCCCTTCTGGATCTGGTGCTGCCCGGATACCTGGGAACAGACCAGGAATTTGCCCGCCGCTATGAAAACGCGGGCAGACACCGGCGCAAGGAACTGCAGCGGCTGATTCGGCCTTTTACCCTTCGCCGGACAAAGGATGCGGTGCTCCACGAACTTCCGGAAAAAATAGAGGACATCCGGTACTGCCGTCTCACAGATACCCAGGTGCGGCTTTACCGGGATGCGGTGGCAGGCCGGGGCAAAAAGCTGCAACAACAGTTGGCGCGCGGAGATGCTGATATTCCCTACATTCATATTTTCGCCCTGCTTTCTTTGTTAAAGCAGATCTGCAATCATCCGGCTTCAGTGGACCGGCGGTCGGTCCCCAAAAGCTTCAAAACGGATCAGGAGGTCATGGATTCCGGAAAATGGGAGCTTTTTGTGGAACTGCTGGATGCCTGCCTTGCAAACGGTCAAAAGGTGGTGGTTTTCAGTCAGTTTCTGCCCATGATCCGCATGATCGCCTCTCACCTTCAATCCATTGGCGTGGAATCGGCCGGTATTACCGGACAGACCCGGGACCGGGGACAGCAGATCGATCGGTTTAACAATGATCCCGACTGCCGGGTGTTTGTGGGCAGTCTCAGGGCCGGCGGCAGCGGAATTGACCTCACCGGCGGATCCGTGGTGATTCATTACGACCGGTGGTGGAATGCCGCCAAGGAGGATCAGGCCACGGACCGGGTCCACAGAATTGGTCAGAACCGGGGGGTGCAGGTGTTTAAGCTGGTTACTGAAGGAACCCTGGAAGAAAAGATTTCAGCCATCATTGACCGGAAGAAAAACCTCATGGCCGACGTGATTGCAGAAGATGATCCGGGCCTGCTCAAGACCTTTTCCAGGGACGAACTCATGGACCTGATCTCTTTGCCGGACTAG
- a CDS encoding L,D-transpeptidase family protein produces MKTDCLRAACAAALFFLICTGTAFGAAFRYEIQMMADAQTPVMNRVGYEQIHVVRSGETLLDIARNHELGYNELALVYPDMDPWLPPRGKEILIPRTWVLPPTRYQQVVVNIPEMRLYRFFPEHKLVKTYPVGIGRQGAATPKGDTRVVSRIKSPEWTVPEGSRQKVGRAVVPPGPDNPLGDYWIGLADGQIGIHGTNFAWGIGRRVSHGCIRMYPEHVEIFFNEVAVGDRVEILYAPVKVGIQHDKIFLEVHPDIHDIIPDMHAHAEALLRQRGLFSGIDQQRMQRVVTARSGVPEAVGSITDLNQP; encoded by the coding sequence ATGAAAACGGATTGCCTGCGGGCTGCCTGCGCTGCCGCGCTTTTTTTTCTGATCTGTACCGGTACGGCCTTTGGTGCGGCTTTCCGCTATGAGATACAAATGATGGCAGATGCCCAAACACCGGTCATGAACCGGGTGGGCTATGAACAGATCCATGTTGTCAGGTCCGGGGAAACCCTGCTCGATATTGCCCGGAACCATGAGCTTGGATACAATGAACTGGCGCTTGTGTATCCGGACATGGACCCCTGGCTGCCACCCCGGGGAAAGGAAATTTTGATTCCCCGGACCTGGGTGCTGCCGCCCACCCGATACCAGCAAGTGGTGGTCAATATCCCGGAAATGCGGCTTTACCGTTTTTTTCCGGAGCACAAACTGGTCAAAACCTATCCTGTGGGTATCGGCAGGCAGGGGGCGGCCACACCAAAGGGAGACACCCGGGTTGTCTCCAGGATAAAAAGTCCGGAATGGACCGTGCCCGAGGGCTCCAGACAAAAAGTGGGCCGTGCCGTGGTGCCGCCGGGACCGGACAACCCCCTGGGAGACTACTGGATCGGCCTGGCTGACGGGCAGATCGGAATTCACGGCACCAACTTTGCCTGGGGTATCGGCAGAAGGGTCAGCCACGGATGCATCCGGATGTATCCGGAGCATGTTGAGATCTTTTTCAATGAAGTGGCTGTGGGCGACCGGGTGGAAATCCTCTATGCGCCGGTTAAGGTGGGAATTCAGCATGATAAAATTTTTCTGGAGGTCCACCCGGATATTCATGATATAATCCCGGACATGCATGCTCATGCCGAAGCCCTGTTAAGGCAAAGGGGCTTGTTTTCAGGCATTGACCAGCAGCGGATGCAACGTGTGGTGACAGCCCGGAGCGGCGTACCCGAAGCCGTGGGCAGTATCACCGATCTGAACCAACCATAA